The proteins below are encoded in one region of Streptomyces marianii:
- a CDS encoding zf-HC2 domain-containing protein produces MNLREQHRDVAAYALGVLDPADAFRFEEHLADCGLCALWLSDFAPVASALGDLAGPGRADEPPAPRLLERLLHEVAARRRRASRRRLRLVAAAAALVVALPAAAVSLSRGPDGPLTGGPDERITATDGATGVYGAVDLRSKGWGTAVALRMAKLPGPRTCRLVAVAKDGTEYAVTSWSVPPAGYGTDTPGAEEEMDMEAGTALQREEIGRFEVRTDSGEHLVSLDR; encoded by the coding sequence ATGAATCTGCGGGAGCAGCACCGGGATGTGGCCGCATACGCGCTCGGTGTCCTCGACCCCGCGGACGCCTTCCGCTTCGAGGAGCATCTGGCGGACTGCGGCCTCTGCGCCCTGTGGCTCTCCGACTTCGCCCCGGTCGCGTCCGCGCTGGGCGATCTCGCGGGTCCCGGCCGGGCCGACGAACCGCCCGCGCCGCGGCTGCTGGAGCGCCTGCTCCACGAGGTCGCGGCCCGGCGCCGGCGCGCTTCGCGCCGCAGGCTGCGGCTCGTGGCCGCGGCGGCCGCGTTGGTCGTGGCGCTGCCCGCGGCTGCGGTGAGCCTGTCGCGCGGGCCGGACGGCCCGCTCACGGGAGGCCCCGACGAGCGGATCACGGCCACGGACGGCGCCACCGGTGTCTACGGCGCGGTGGACCTGCGTTCCAAGGGCTGGGGCACGGCCGTGGCCCTGCGCATGGCGAAGCTGCCCGGTCCGCGGACCTGCCGGCTGGTCGCGGTCGCCAAGGACGGCACGGAGTACGCCGTCACCAGCTGGTCGGTGCCTCCTGCCGGTTACGGGACAGACACCCCGGGGGCGGAGGAGGAGATGGACATGGAGGCGGGGACGGCGCTGCAGCGCGAGGAGATCGGCCGCTTCGAGGTCCGCACGGACAGCGGCGAGCACCTGGTGTCCCTGGACCGCTGA
- a CDS encoding Fpg/Nei family DNA glycosylase — MPELPEVEALRGFLDENLLGKEIARMMPVAISVLKTYDPPLTALEGGEVTSVRRHGKFLDIGTAGGLHLVFHLARAGWLQWKDVLPSGMPRPGKGPLALRAALTGGDGFDLTEAGTTKRLAVHLVHDPAEVPGVARLGPDPLADDFDRDAFAALLAGERRQIKGALRDQSLIAGIGNAYSDEILHAARMSPYKLTSRLGEDEITGLYEAMRTTLTDAVERSRGLAAGRLKAEKKSGLRVHGRTGEPCPVCGDTVREVSFHDSSLQYCPRCQTGGKPLADRRLSRLLK; from the coding sequence ATGCCGGAACTGCCCGAAGTCGAAGCGCTCAGGGGCTTCCTCGACGAGAACCTGCTCGGCAAGGAGATCGCCCGGATGATGCCCGTGGCGATCAGTGTGCTGAAGACGTACGACCCGCCGCTCACCGCCCTCGAAGGCGGCGAGGTCACCTCCGTGCGCCGGCACGGCAAGTTCCTGGACATCGGGACCGCAGGCGGACTGCACCTCGTCTTCCACCTCGCCCGGGCCGGCTGGCTTCAGTGGAAGGACGTCCTCCCGTCGGGCATGCCCCGCCCGGGCAAGGGTCCGCTGGCCCTGCGCGCCGCGCTCACCGGCGGGGACGGCTTCGACCTGACCGAGGCCGGCACGACCAAGCGGCTCGCCGTGCACCTCGTGCACGACCCGGCCGAGGTGCCCGGCGTCGCCCGCCTCGGACCGGACCCGCTCGCGGACGACTTCGACCGCGACGCGTTCGCCGCGCTCCTCGCCGGGGAGCGCCGGCAGATCAAGGGCGCGCTGCGCGACCAGAGCCTCATCGCCGGAATCGGCAACGCGTACAGCGACGAGATCCTGCACGCCGCGAGGATGTCGCCGTACAAGCTCACCTCGAGACTCGGCGAGGACGAGATCACCGGTCTCTACGAGGCGATGCGCACGACGCTCACCGACGCCGTCGAGCGTTCCAGGGGCCTGGCCGCCGGCCGGCTGAAGGCCGAGAAGAAGAGCGGTCTGAGGGTTCACGGCCGCACCGGCGAGCCCTGCCCCGTGTGCGGCGACACCGTCCGCGAGGTGTCGTTCCACGACTCGTCACTGCAGTACTGCCCCAGGTGCCAGACGGGCGGCAAGCCGCTGGCGGACCGCAGGCTGTCACGGTTGCTCAAATGA
- a CDS encoding zf-HC2 domain-containing protein: MNGGDSGVRMTGRPSGSPHVEPLLGAYVLGVLVPHEEARVAGHLTHCHRCRATYLGMADAQELRAACAEDDSFGTGAAGSGGTGGRARWTR; encoded by the coding sequence GTGAACGGTGGAGATTCGGGCGTCCGTATGACCGGGCGACCTTCCGGCAGTCCTCATGTGGAGCCGCTGCTCGGCGCGTATGTCCTCGGTGTGCTCGTCCCCCACGAGGAGGCCCGGGTGGCGGGGCACCTCACCCACTGCCACCGGTGCCGTGCCACGTACCTCGGCATGGCCGACGCCCAGGAGCTGCGGGCGGCGTGTGCGGAGGACGACTCCTTCGGCACCGGAGCCGCCGGGTCGGGAGGGACCGGCGGCCGCGCCCGGTGGACGAGGTGA